One genomic window of Psychrobacter cibarius includes the following:
- the ppsA gene encoding phosphoenolpyruvate synthase yields the protein MAAQSTALVINLDQLGKDDIEMVGGKNASLGEMISHLSDLGVSVPGGFATTSNAFNRFLNETGLLDKINNELKTLDVDDVKKLAETGKKIRTWIIEQELPSDLEQEVRQSFETMSGGEDIAVAVRSSATAEDLPDASFAGQQETFLNIRGIDNVLIAIKEVFASLYNDRAISYRVHKGFEHEGVALSAAVQRMVRSETGAAGVMFTLDTESGFDQVVFITSSYGLGEMVVQGAVNPDEFYISKQLLANGKPSVIRRNLGSKHKKMVYGDEGSTTKSVKTVDVEKQDRMQFSLSTEELTSLAKQAVTIEKHYGQAMDIEWAKDGDTNEIFIVQARPETVKSRQDSNVMERYIIDTTNAKVLCEGRSIGQRIGSGKVRIVSNLNEMDKVQEGDVLVSDMTDPDWEPVMKRASAIITNRGGRTCHAAIIARELGVPAIVGCGNATELLVDGQDVTASCAEGDTGFIYESQIDFEVQTNSVESMPELAFKVMMNVGNPDRAFSFTQMPNEGIGLARLEFIINRMIGVHPKALLNMNSLPREIAQAIQERIAGYASPVDFYVDKLVEGISTLAVAFMDQPVIVRMSDFKSNEYANLLGGKLYEPSEENPMLGFRGASRYVSDNFRDCFELECKALKRVRDEMGLTNVEIMIPFVRTVGEAKEVIELLEKNGLKRGENGLRVIMMCELPTNALLADEFLEHFDGFSIGSNDLTQLTLGLDRDSGIVSHLFDERDPAVKKLLTMAIDACRKANKYVGICGQGPSDHPDLAFWLMEQGISSVSLNPDSVLDTWFFLAGEEAK from the coding sequence ATGGCAGCGCAATCTACAGCACTTGTAATTAATCTTGATCAGCTAGGAAAAGACGACATTGAAATGGTCGGCGGCAAGAACGCCTCATTAGGTGAAATGATCAGCCATTTGTCTGATTTGGGTGTTAGTGTACCAGGCGGCTTTGCCACCACTTCAAATGCATTCAACCGTTTTTTGAACGAAACTGGCTTGCTTGACAAAATCAACAACGAACTAAAAACGTTAGATGTTGATGATGTCAAAAAACTTGCAGAAACGGGTAAAAAGATTCGTACTTGGATTATTGAGCAAGAGCTGCCAAGTGATCTTGAGCAAGAAGTACGTCAATCGTTTGAAACGATGAGCGGCGGCGAAGACATCGCGGTTGCTGTGCGTTCTTCTGCTACTGCTGAAGATTTGCCAGATGCCTCATTTGCGGGTCAGCAAGAGACATTCCTAAACATTCGCGGCATTGATAACGTCCTAATTGCAATTAAAGAAGTATTTGCATCTCTTTATAACGACCGTGCCATCTCTTATCGTGTACACAAAGGTTTTGAGCATGAAGGCGTTGCATTATCTGCTGCTGTACAGCGTATGGTACGTTCAGAAACTGGCGCGGCGGGTGTGATGTTCACGCTAGATACCGAAAGCGGTTTTGATCAAGTGGTCTTTATCACCTCAAGCTATGGTCTAGGTGAAATGGTTGTACAGGGTGCGGTTAACCCAGATGAATTCTATATTTCTAAGCAATTACTAGCCAATGGCAAACCATCGGTGATTCGCCGTAACCTAGGCAGCAAGCATAAGAAAATGGTTTATGGTGATGAAGGTAGCACCACTAAATCAGTAAAAACTGTCGATGTTGAAAAGCAAGATCGTATGCAGTTCTCATTATCAACTGAAGAGCTAACCTCTCTTGCTAAACAAGCCGTAACAATCGAAAAGCATTATGGCCAAGCGATGGATATCGAGTGGGCAAAAGACGGCGATACCAACGAAATCTTCATCGTTCAGGCGCGTCCAGAAACGGTTAAGAGCCGCCAAGACAGCAATGTTATGGAACGTTATATCATCGACACGACTAACGCTAAAGTATTGTGTGAAGGTCGTTCAATCGGTCAGCGTATCGGTTCAGGTAAAGTCCGTATCGTTAGCAACTTAAATGAGATGGACAAAGTACAGGAAGGCGATGTATTAGTATCAGACATGACGGATCCGGATTGGGAACCAGTCATGAAGCGTGCTTCTGCTATCATCACTAACCGTGGTGGTCGTACGTGTCACGCAGCGATTATTGCTCGTGAACTAGGTGTTCCAGCCATTGTTGGTTGTGGTAATGCGACTGAGCTATTGGTTGATGGTCAAGACGTCACTGCTTCTTGTGCCGAAGGTGATACTGGCTTCATTTATGAAAGCCAAATCGACTTTGAAGTACAGACCAACTCTGTTGAGTCTATGCCAGAGCTTGCCTTCAAAGTAATGATGAACGTTGGTAATCCAGATCGTGCCTTCTCATTCACGCAAATGCCAAATGAAGGTATTGGTCTTGCGCGTTTAGAATTCATCATCAACCGTATGATTGGCGTGCATCCAAAAGCACTACTGAACATGAACAGCTTACCACGCGAAATTGCCCAAGCCATCCAAGAGCGTATTGCTGGTTATGCGTCACCGGTAGATTTCTACGTGGATAAGTTGGTCGAAGGTATCTCAACGCTAGCCGTTGCCTTTATGGATCAGCCAGTTATCGTTCGTATGTCAGATTTTAAATCAAACGAATATGCTAACTTGCTTGGTGGTAAATTATACGAGCCATCAGAAGAAAACCCAATGCTTGGTTTCCGCGGTGCCAGTCGTTATGTGTCTGACAACTTCCGTGACTGCTTTGAGCTTGAGTGTAAAGCACTAAAACGCGTACGTGATGAGATGGGCTTGACCAACGTCGAGATTATGATTCCATTCGTTCGTACCGTTGGCGAAGCCAAAGAAGTCATCGAATTACTTGAGAAAAACGGTCTAAAACGTGGCGAAAACGGTTTACGCGTTATCATGATGTGTGAGCTACCAACCAACGCCCTATTGGCAGATGAATTCCTAGAGCATTTCGATGGTTTCTCAATCGGCTCTAACGATTTGACTCAGTTGACACTTGGTCTTGACCGTGACTCAGGTATCGTCTCACATCTATTTGATGAGCGTGATCCTGCGGTTAAGAAGCTATTGACCATGGCGATTGATGCGTGCCGTAAAGCAAACAAATATGTCGGCATCTGTGGTCAGGGTCCATCAGACCATCCAGATCTTGCGTTCTGGCTGATGGAACAAGGTATCAGCTCAGTGTCGTTGAACCCTGATTCTGTACTAGATACTTGGTTCTTCTTAGCTGGTGAAGAAGCGAAGTAA
- a CDS encoding pyruvate, water dikinase regulatory protein: protein MYSSNPAEQLNPTIQNCNALNLDSSQAVRTAFFISDGTAITAETLGRAILSQFASVPFETRVLPYVDSLERAEDAVEQINMAYQRDGLLPLVFDTIVNPDIREKINSAQSCNLDMYEGLIGRVAEETGVEPDGHSGHAHDDVDSETYKERIDAVHFALDNDDGARTRHYDAADIILVGVSRSGKTPTSLYLALQFGIRAANYPLTEDDLYDNQLPKALREHKDKLFGLLIDTDRLVKIRQERRAGSRYSSYQQCQQEQRAIQGIYITHGIPSLDVSEMSVEEIATRILQMTGLKRRIG from the coding sequence ATGTACTCAAGTAATCCAGCTGAACAACTGAATCCCACTATTCAAAATTGCAACGCATTAAACTTAGACAGCTCTCAAGCCGTTCGAACCGCGTTTTTTATCTCAGATGGCACAGCGATTACGGCGGAGACGCTTGGCCGCGCTATCTTGAGTCAGTTTGCTTCAGTACCTTTTGAAACACGAGTGTTGCCATATGTTGATAGCTTAGAGCGTGCAGAAGACGCCGTTGAGCAAATTAACATGGCGTATCAACGAGATGGTTTGTTGCCATTGGTCTTTGATACGATTGTTAACCCTGATATTCGTGAAAAGATCAATTCTGCCCAAAGCTGTAACTTGGATATGTATGAGGGTTTGATAGGTCGCGTCGCTGAAGAAACAGGTGTAGAGCCTGACGGACATTCGGGTCATGCACACGACGATGTGGATTCTGAGACTTACAAAGAACGTATCGACGCGGTGCATTTCGCTTTAGACAATGATGATGGTGCGCGTACGCGTCATTACGATGCGGCCGATATTATTTTGGTGGGCGTATCACGTTCAGGCAAAACACCGACTTCTTTATACTTAGCCTTACAGTTCGGTATTCGAGCAGCAAATTATCCTTTGACCGAAGATGACTTGTACGATAATCAATTACCAAAAGCATTGCGCGAGCACAAAGACAAGCTGTTTGGTCTATTGATCGATACCGATCGTTTGGTGAAAATCCGTCAAGAGCGCCGTGCGGGCAGTCGTTATTCGAGCTATCAGCAATGTCAGCAAGAGCAACGGGCGATACAAGGGATTTATATCACGCATGGTATTCCAAGCCTTGATGTCTCTGAGATGTCTGTTGAAGAAATCGCTACGCGCATCTTGCAGATGACGGGTCTCAAACGCCGTATCGGCTAA
- the sthA gene encoding Si-specific NAD(P)(+) transhydrogenase, with amino-acid sequence MGIKKPSDATNDIGKDIHTEVSNKESGRVPNPEHTEGKNKKQNIEQTHEQVTDDVMHHPDLINPLDDTRIDIKSGYTKDSRRLKGDNHEYEYDAVVLGAGPAGEAAAMKLTKSGKKVVVIDPRDQVGGNSTHVGTIPSKALRQSVFNLINFRRDPMFTKAMEYKQVPLNRVLANARKVIRNQVSTHTRFYERNRIEVIQGWASFIDAHTLRVETDDNVFETITFNKAIVTVGSRPYRPEILDFNHPRVFDSDKILQMDYVVKKIIIYGAGVIGCEYASIFTGLGYKVDLINNQNQLLSYLDSEISDAIAHDFRQFGVLIRSNEEIDHLETHDDYVVLHLKSGKRIKSDAILWSNGRSGNTEGLNLEAIGLKANSRGQLKVDDTYCTEIENIYAAGDVIGWPSLASAAYDQGRCAAAFMVGDSDAEPVSSVPTGIYTIPEISCIGKTEQELTDEKVPYEVGQAFFKHLARAQIIGERSGVLKILFHRDTLEILGIHCYGNHASEIIHIGQAVMKCKSNNTLEYFVNTTFNYPTMAEAYRVAALNGLNRVF; translated from the coding sequence ATGGGAATTAAAAAACCAAGCGACGCGACCAATGATATTGGTAAAGACATTCATACTGAAGTATCGAATAAAGAAAGCGGTCGCGTGCCGAATCCTGAGCATACTGAAGGCAAAAATAAAAAACAAAATATTGAACAAACCCATGAGCAGGTCACTGATGATGTCATGCACCATCCTGATCTTATTAATCCGCTCGATGATACGCGAATCGATATCAAGTCTGGTTATACGAAAGATTCACGTCGCTTAAAAGGCGATAATCACGAGTATGAGTATGATGCGGTCGTTTTAGGAGCAGGTCCTGCTGGCGAAGCGGCAGCTATGAAACTGACTAAATCTGGCAAAAAAGTGGTGGTCATTGATCCACGTGATCAGGTAGGTGGTAACTCTACCCATGTGGGTACGATTCCAAGTAAAGCACTGCGCCAATCGGTATTTAACCTCATTAACTTTCGCCGTGATCCTATGTTTACCAAGGCGATGGAGTACAAGCAAGTTCCTCTAAATAGAGTGCTTGCCAATGCTCGAAAAGTCATTCGCAATCAGGTTAGTACGCACACACGATTCTATGAACGCAATCGCATTGAAGTGATTCAAGGTTGGGCAAGTTTCATTGATGCTCATACTTTGCGTGTTGAAACCGATGACAATGTCTTTGAAACCATTACCTTTAATAAAGCCATCGTAACGGTTGGTAGTCGTCCTTATCGCCCTGAAATTTTAGACTTTAACCATCCGCGCGTTTTTGATTCTGATAAAATTTTGCAAATGGATTATGTGGTCAAAAAAATTATCATCTATGGGGCGGGCGTGATTGGTTGTGAATATGCCTCTATCTTTACAGGTCTTGGTTATAAGGTTGATTTGATTAATAACCAAAATCAATTGCTCAGTTATCTCGATAGCGAGATTAGCGATGCTATCGCGCATGACTTTAGACAATTTGGCGTATTGATTCGTAGTAATGAAGAGATTGATCATCTTGAAACGCATGACGATTATGTCGTCTTGCATCTAAAGAGTGGTAAGCGCATCAAATCTGATGCCATTCTTTGGTCAAATGGGCGCTCAGGTAATACGGAAGGTTTAAACTTAGAAGCGATTGGTCTAAAAGCAAACAGCCGTGGTCAATTAAAAGTTGATGATACCTATTGTACTGAAATCGAAAATATCTATGCGGCAGGCGATGTGATTGGTTGGCCATCTTTGGCTTCTGCCGCTTATGACCAAGGACGCTGTGCGGCGGCCTTTATGGTTGGTGATAGCGATGCGGAACCAGTGTCAAGCGTGCCAACTGGTATCTATACGATTCCTGAAATTTCTTGTATCGGTAAAACTGAGCAAGAGCTAACCGACGAAAAAGTCCCATACGAAGTGGGTCAAGCATTCTTCAAGCATTTGGCACGAGCACAAATCATTGGTGAACGCTCAGGTGTCCTAAAGATTTTGTTCCATCGTGATACGTTGGAGATTTTAGGAATCCATTGCTACGGTAACCATGCATCAGAGATTATCCATATTGGTCAAGCCGTGATGAAGTGTAAGAGTAATAATACACTTGAGTACTTTGTGAATACTACTTTTAACTATCCAACGATGGCAGAAGCGTATCGCGTGGCGGCACTAAATGGTCTTAATCGTGTTTTTTAA
- a CDS encoding ABC transporter permease — protein sequence MSLPPKDHLSSTTSDSTKQSSTPSFLGSFLQTIKDIFSDKGVLLLLLIAPIIYGFFYPWPYSTEVVNHVPVGIIDNDNSNLTRTIVRYASASPQLDTQLFLNEQQAKEAMWSDEIAGYMVIPSGLEQQVLSGKAANVSVLGNGGYFLLNKNVQMGFLKAVSTVSAGIEVKKNVAQGAYSATAAANTQAVPLVIIPLYNQTEGYGAYVVPAVSILILQQTLLIATAMLIGTWYEQRRHATSIRGWLGRIAALSMFSFIIGCFYYGWTFELHHYPRGQNMLGSLLFLLLFCPTVATLGCVLGLWFRQRERSMQILIFSSLPMFFVSGYPWPADQLPTVLQIIRWFVPTTPGINTSVQLNQMGASISQVSTGFYALAALWVFYFALLMWVRWHDANKALKTVS from the coding sequence ATGTCATTACCACCAAAAGACCATTTATCTTCGACAACGTCAGATTCAACCAAGCAGTCTTCAACACCAAGTTTCTTAGGTAGTTTTTTACAGACCATTAAGGACATCTTTTCTGATAAAGGTGTGCTATTACTCTTACTGATTGCCCCTATTATTTATGGTTTTTTTTATCCTTGGCCGTATTCGACAGAAGTGGTCAACCATGTACCTGTTGGTATCATTGATAACGACAATAGTAATCTAACACGAACCATCGTTCGCTATGCGAGTGCCAGTCCGCAGTTAGACACACAGCTTTTTCTCAACGAGCAGCAGGCTAAAGAGGCCATGTGGTCAGATGAAATCGCTGGGTACATGGTCATTCCAAGTGGGCTTGAGCAGCAAGTACTATCGGGAAAAGCGGCGAACGTCAGCGTATTGGGTAATGGCGGCTACTTTCTGTTAAATAAAAACGTACAGATGGGGTTTTTGAAAGCAGTCAGTACGGTATCAGCAGGGATTGAAGTCAAAAAAAATGTGGCACAAGGTGCTTATTCAGCAACAGCGGCTGCTAATACTCAAGCGGTGCCATTAGTAATTATCCCTTTATACAATCAAACGGAAGGTTATGGCGCTTACGTGGTGCCAGCGGTCTCTATTCTAATTTTGCAACAAACCTTATTAATCGCCACAGCGATGCTAATTGGTACATGGTATGAGCAGCGGCGACATGCGACGAGTATCCGTGGTTGGCTTGGGCGAATTGCTGCGCTCAGTATGTTTAGCTTCATTATTGGCTGCTTTTATTATGGCTGGACATTTGAGCTACACCACTATCCGCGCGGGCAAAACATGCTTGGCAGTTTACTGTTCCTTTTGTTATTTTGTCCAACCGTGGCGACACTTGGTTGCGTGCTTGGACTCTGGTTTCGCCAGCGCGAACGTAGTATGCAAATCCTAATTTTTAGCTCACTACCGATGTTTTTTGTCAGTGGTTATCCGTGGCCAGCAGATCAGCTGCCCACAGTTTTACAAATCATACGTTGGTTCGTACCCACGACACCGGGTATCAACACCTCCGTTCAGCTTAATCAAATGGGAGCTAGTATCTCCCAAGTTTCTACTGGATTTTATGCACTAGCCGCCTTATGGGTGTTTTACTTTGCGCTACTTATGTGGGTGCGCTGGCATGATGCGAATAAAGCACTTAAAACAGTGTCCTAA
- a CDS encoding ABC transporter permease: MKLSKAFLRSAAYERRFLTKNPWDFSMVVWIPLATVLLIWWIFSQTQITDLPIGVIDQDNSTIANTAVRYLEASPTLTVKQLYYSEAEAKAAILQRDIYAIVIIPEDFSRHILSGKPAPLILQVNAQYGTHSGIIQTSVQAVAGTLSAGVEIQRLVKQGMAPSQAAIAYSPIGIQRISLFNAATDYQQFLASTVIPALLHILAMVIGATTIGRELRDKRLGHWYRFISTGHPDLTRTTQNESTSGQILNAVENNQYLSKNDQISVSSHANEDMMERANVLVLLFGLLGKYFWPTLAFSIWAILALWLATPQESVAMSSVLATYAGLILLIMLSFWLGAIFTLGSFSLRMGLSATGFISAPSYAFAGVTFPYIAISDSARHWSDALPLTHYLKLHIAQLQMQAPVAVSLPIVYGLAIATTIAMTLTTLLTKRALAHPERWGAR; the protein is encoded by the coding sequence ATGAAGTTAAGTAAGGCTTTTTTACGTAGTGCTGCCTATGAGCGACGGTTTTTGACCAAAAATCCGTGGGACTTTAGTATGGTGGTCTGGATACCACTGGCAACCGTTTTACTGATTTGGTGGATATTTTCACAAACACAGATTACGGATTTGCCCATTGGGGTGATAGACCAAGACAATAGCACGATTGCCAATACCGCGGTACGCTATTTGGAAGCCAGCCCTACTCTAACGGTTAAACAGCTTTATTACTCAGAGGCTGAGGCAAAAGCGGCTATTTTGCAGCGTGATATTTACGCTATTGTCATTATCCCTGAAGATTTTTCTCGGCATATTTTATCTGGTAAGCCTGCTCCATTGATTTTACAAGTAAATGCTCAGTACGGCACACATTCGGGCATTATCCAAACCAGCGTTCAAGCGGTCGCTGGGACGTTATCGGCAGGCGTTGAGATACAACGTTTAGTCAAACAAGGCATGGCACCGTCGCAAGCTGCGATTGCTTACTCACCGATTGGCATACAGCGTATCAGCCTGTTTAACGCAGCCACTGATTATCAGCAGTTTTTGGCTTCAACCGTCATACCCGCGCTGCTGCATATTTTAGCAATGGTGATCGGTGCAACGACGATTGGTCGTGAGCTGCGGGATAAACGACTAGGCCACTGGTATCGCTTTATCAGTACAGGTCATCCTGATTTGACGCGAACCACGCAAAACGAGTCAACATCAGGGCAAATATTAAATGCCGTAGAAAACAACCAATACTTGAGCAAAAATGATCAAATCTCTGTCTCTAGCCATGCGAATGAAGATATGATGGAAAGGGCAAACGTTTTAGTATTATTGTTTGGTCTGTTGGGCAAATACTTTTGGCCGACATTGGCCTTTAGCATTTGGGCGATTTTGGCTCTATGGCTTGCCACGCCGCAAGAATCTGTTGCCATGAGCTCAGTGCTTGCAACTTATGCTGGTTTGATATTATTAATAATGCTATCGTTTTGGCTGGGTGCTATCTTTACCTTAGGCTCATTTTCATTACGCATGGGCTTGTCTGCTACTGGTTTTATTTCAGCACCTTCTTATGCCTTTGCTGGTGTGACTTTTCCTTATATTGCTATCAGTGACAGTGCTCGGCATTGGTCAGATGCACTGCCACTCACTCACTATCTAAAGCTGCACATTGCACAATTACAGATGCAAGCGCCTGTTGCTGTGTCATTACCGATCGTCTATGGTCTGGCTATTGCCACGACGATTGCGATGACCCTGACTACTTTATTAACCAAACGCGCGCTGGCGCATCCTGAACGTTGGGGGGCGCGCTAA
- a CDS encoding efflux RND transporter periplasmic adaptor subunit, with amino-acid sequence MTESTNESDDSRKLNDSEQSTDSVNNHNDQATDAENEQAVPTYKRHAEKADKSAMIKKALLALLVLIVLGVIAYGLYKSNQHSEPEVVTLQGQMQMQQTSIAAKVPGRIAKILVTEGDAVTVGQQLIEMDSPEINAKINQALAGKQMAQSQLDKAENGARPQEIAQAKAAWQANKAASDLAENTYQRVNRLYEEGLMARQKRDEAYAQYLATQDQTEAARLQYDLAKEGARSEDKSAATAQVAQVDAQLEEALVAKEEANLKSPIAGIVDNVIISAGEVIGQGVPILTLVNTDEQWVVLNVTESYLNQFAIGQKFTGTIPALSSANKPYIKQFTVYATSTLSDFATWRPTNNDDGFDVRTFEVKARPTTPDARIRSGMSVIVRVNPALTNASQE; translated from the coding sequence ATGACTGAATCTACCAACGAATCAGACGACTCGCGCAAGTTAAACGACTCAGAGCAATCTACCGACTCAGTCAATAACCATAACGATCAAGCAACTGATGCTGAAAATGAGCAAGCAGTGCCTACTTATAAGCGCCATGCAGAAAAAGCGGATAAATCTGCCATGATAAAAAAGGCACTTCTGGCGCTATTGGTTCTGATTGTATTAGGTGTTATTGCCTATGGTCTATATAAAAGCAATCAGCATAGCGAGCCTGAAGTCGTGACTTTGCAAGGGCAAATGCAGATGCAGCAAACCTCCATCGCGGCAAAAGTGCCGGGACGTATTGCCAAAATTCTGGTCACAGAAGGTGATGCAGTGACAGTCGGGCAACAGCTGATTGAAATGGACTCGCCTGAGATTAACGCAAAGATCAATCAAGCGCTGGCTGGCAAGCAAATGGCACAAAGTCAGTTAGATAAAGCAGAAAATGGCGCCCGTCCACAAGAGATCGCTCAAGCAAAAGCGGCGTGGCAAGCCAACAAAGCTGCTTCTGATTTGGCAGAGAACACTTACCAGCGTGTCAACCGCCTTTATGAAGAAGGTCTTATGGCACGGCAAAAACGCGATGAGGCATATGCGCAATATCTGGCCACTCAAGATCAAACTGAAGCGGCGCGCTTACAATACGACTTGGCAAAAGAAGGCGCACGCAGTGAAGATAAATCAGCGGCGACAGCGCAAGTAGCGCAAGTCGATGCCCAACTAGAAGAAGCACTGGTGGCAAAAGAAGAAGCCAATTTAAAAAGCCCTATTGCAGGCATTGTGGACAATGTCATTATTAGCGCGGGTGAAGTCATCGGACAAGGCGTGCCTATCTTGACGTTGGTCAATACCGATGAGCAATGGGTCGTACTTAATGTCACCGAATCCTACTTAAACCAGTTTGCGATTGGTCAGAAATTTACTGGTACGATTCCTGCGCTGTCATCAGCAAATAAGCCTTATATCAAACAGTTTACCGTTTATGCTACGTCAACATTGTCTGACTTTGCCACTTGGCGCCCGACCAATAATGATGATGGATTCGATGTACGTACCTTTGAAGTAAAGGCACGTCCGACGACTCCCGATGCACGTATTCGCTCAGGTATGAGCGTTATTGTACGCGTCAATCCAGCACTTACTAATGCAAGCCAAGAGTAA